The Candidatus Mycosynbacter amalyticus genome contains the following window.
TGCTTGCCTCCATCAATTCCTTCGAACGTTCACCGCCCGTCGTCCATGACACATCTCGGGCTTGCTCGTCGTCGGCCACCAACCTTATCGTAAGCGTCACTCGGTCGGTCGGCAATATGCTAGCCACTGTCTCAGCCCACTCGACCACTGTCACGCCGTGCTCGTCGGCCAGAGATTCGGCCAGCTCATCCGCCATAATACCCGCGTTGTCGAGGCGATAGAAGTCATAGTGCACCAGGTGTAAACCACGCTCACCATCGTACTCGCGACTTATAGCAAACGTCGGACTCTGCACCGCGTCATGCACACCCAGACCACGCGCTAGACCTTTTGTAAACGTCGTCTTGCCAGCCCCTACGTCACCGACCAGCTCCAGCACTTCGCCACCATGAAGATTCCGGGCAACGCGCTCACCAAAAGTCAACATTTCACCAAGTGATGATACTATCATTGCCACTAGTATACCGATATAATTATGCGCTAGTCAAAACAAATATGACTAGGGTATACTAGAGCGTAAGCAGTATGCGTATTTCAGATAAAACATTTCTGGCGATGGTGGGCATGGGCGATACGCTCACGCAGGAACAAATGGACACTCTCAAACAAGAGAGTGCCAAAACCCATATGCCCATGCAGTCGCTTGCCACAAAGAAAGAAATGCTGACCGACGAAGCAATCACCCGTCTCTTCTCCGAATACACCCAAATCCCCTATGCCGAAATCGACCCAAAAAAGATTCCTGAAGCTGCCCTGAAAAAGATTCCTGAACGTATCGCCCGCCAATATAACGCCATCATCTTCCAAATTGACGACGATGGTCTGATCCATTTGGCCATGGAAGATCCCGATGATGTCGAAGCAATCAACTTCCTCCAAAAGCAAATCGGCACCAACACAAAACTGTATGTCTCTCCGCATGATGTCATCTTGAGTGCACTTGACGCCTATCGTGGTGATGTCAACAAAGAGTTGGGTGAAGTCATCAGTATCCAATCCGAAGACACCAAAAACGAAGCCGTCCGCGAAGAAGACGTCGCCGAAGATTCGCCTATCGCCAAAACCGTCAACCTCTTGCTTGAATATGCCATCCGCTCTGGTGCGTCCGACATCCATATTGAGCCACGAGAAGAATATATTCAGGTGCGCTACCGTGTCGATGGTGTCCTGAAAGAAGTCAACCGCCTTCCGAAAAATATCGCAAATGCACTCGTCAGTCGCGTCAAGATCTTGTCCAACCTCAAAATCGACGAACGTCGCGTACCACAAGACGGCCGCTTCAAAATCCATCTTGGCGGCCGCCAGTTTGCATTTCGTGTCAGCACACTGCCAATCACCGACGGCGAGAAGATCGTTATGCGCGTGCTCAACGAGTCAAACGAAGCCCTACCACTCGAGAAACTCGGCTACTGGGGTAAGTCGCTCGAAGTTATCAACAACGCACTCGAAGAACCAAATGGCATGATCCTAGTAACAGGCCCGACTGGATCCGGTAAATCTACCAGCCTTTTCAGTGTTCTGAGCCGCATGAACACGCCAGATGTCAACATCTCCACTATCGAAGACCCCGTGGAATACAAAATTCCCGGTGTCAACCAGACGCAGACAAACGTAAAAGCCGGCATGACCTTTGCGTCCGGCCTACGTGCACTTCTCCGCCAGGACCCAAACATCATCATGGTCGGTGAGATCCGTGACGGCGAAACAGCAAATCTGGGCGTCCAGGCCGCACTGACTGGACACCTCGTTTTCAGCACACTCCACACCAACAACGCGGCCACCTGTCTGCCGCGCCTGCTCGACATGGGTATCGAACCGTTTCTTATTGCAAGTACTGTCAAAGCCGTCGTGGGTCAGCGCTTAGTGCGTCGCTTGCGTTACCAAACCCGCGAGCAGTACGAACCGACAGAGGAAGAGAAGAAATACGTTACCAGCCTTTTTCATCTACGCGAAGGACAGACCTT
Protein-coding sequences here:
- the tsaE gene encoding tRNA (adenosine(37)-N6)-threonylcarbamoyltransferase complex ATPase subunit type 1 TsaE, with amino-acid sequence MIVSSLGEMLTFGERVARNLHGGEVLELVGDVGAGKTTFTKGLARGLGVHDAVQSPTFAISREYDGERGLHLVHYDFYRLDNAGIMADELAESLADEHGVTVVEWAETVASILPTDRVTLTIRLVADDEQARDVSWTTGGERSKELMEAST
- a CDS encoding GspE/PulE family protein, whose product is MRISDKTFLAMVGMGDTLTQEQMDTLKQESAKTHMPMQSLATKKEMLTDEAITRLFSEYTQIPYAEIDPKKIPEAALKKIPERIARQYNAIIFQIDDDGLIHLAMEDPDDVEAINFLQKQIGTNTKLYVSPHDVILSALDAYRGDVNKELGEVISIQSEDTKNEAVREEDVAEDSPIAKTVNLLLEYAIRSGASDIHIEPREEYIQVRYRVDGVLKEVNRLPKNIANALVSRVKILSNLKIDERRVPQDGRFKIHLGGRQFAFRVSTLPITDGEKIVMRVLNESNEALPLEKLGYWGKSLEVINNALEEPNGMILVTGPTGSGKSTSLFSVLSRMNTPDVNISTIEDPVEYKIPGVNQTQTNVKAGMTFASGLRALLRQDPNIIMVGEIRDGETANLGVQAALTGHLVFSTLHTNNAATCLPRLLDMGIEPFLIASTVKAVVGQRLVRRLRYQTREQYEPTEEEKKYVTSLFHLREGQTFAHIHELEKQAAAMGIGGDAPLATDEHGIKLLWRNNTDDNDDGAHSGFKGRVGIYEVLGISVPIQKMITGNATSNDIQDAAIGEGMTTMQTDGLIKALRGETTVEEVLRVTKE